TATTGCCTTTGCCTGTTATATGTATAATATCGTATTTTACAAGCAGCCGCCCAAGCGTTTCTCTCAAAACTTCGTTAATTCTTTTCGCCCCCAAAGAACCACCCATGACCAAAATAACTTTTCGGCGTCCGATTTTTAGTTCATCAAAAATCTTTTGCTTATTGCCGCGATATATAGAGCTTCTAAGCGGCGTGCCTGTATGCATTCCTTTTTTGAGTTTTTGAGCCAGAGTTGAAAAAGTACACAATATTTTATTGGCGCGGTTTTGACAGAGCTTATTGGCAAGTCCCATGCTCATATCTGATTCGTGAACAAACACTTTGCAGTCTTTGGGCGCTGCCCAAACCACTGGCACAGACACATAACCCCCTTTAGAAAAAATAACAGCAGGTTTAATGGTATTTAATAATTTTTTAGCTTGAATTACGCCCTGTGTAAGTTTAAATGGTATTGCAAGATTTTTGGGCGATAGAGAACGCCGAAATTTTACGCAAGTTATTTCATGATAAATAACATCAGGGATAACGGACATAATGCCTTTTTCCATTCCGCCTACAGAGCCTATATAATGAATTTCGTCAAAAACTTTTTTGAGCTCTTCTATAAGTGCCACATGGGGCATTATATGCCCGGCAGTTCCGCCTCCGCATAAAACTATTTTTAATTTTTGCATGGTATTATTTTATGCTGCGCAATTGTAATTTATTGGAAATTTTTATACAAAAGCATTTTAAACTGGTTTTGGTCTTGCCAAAAAAATTCGCGTATAGTACAATAATTTTAATTGGTGTTAAGCCGATTTATAAAAATGTATTTATTAATTTATTATGGAGATGGAGAATGATTGAAAAAGGTGTTATTTTGTGCGGAGGATTGGGAACAAGATTTTTGCCCATTACAAAATCAGTGGCAAAAGAAATGTTGCCCATTATTGACCGGCCTGTAGTTGATTACATAGTCGATGAAGCTGTTAATTCAGGTATAAAAGATATTTTAATTATCATAAGCCCTAACAAAGATTGCATAAAAGAATATTATAAAGAAAATAAAGAGCTTACCAAGAAGCTGCTTGATACTGGCAAAAGCGAATATGCCGAGATCGTACAAGCTATTTCCAAAAAAGCCAATATCAGCTTTGAAGTGCAATATGTTCCTAAGGGCAGCGGAGATGCGTTGCTGATCGCGGAAAAGTTTGTTGACAATAAACCGTTTGCATTAATGCTTGGCGATGATGTAATTTATAACGATGAAAATCCAGTAATAGGTCAGCTTGCAAAAGTTTTTGAAAAATATCAAAGGACTGTTTTGGGCGTTCAAAGACGTCAGCCTCCCGAAATTTTGAGATATGGAGTTATTGATGTTTTGTCCCAAAAGGAAGATACGGTATATGAAATGAAGGGCATATTAGAAAAGCCCGCTTTGAAAGACCTTACTAGCGACCTTGCAACATTGGGCAGATATATACTAACTCCTGAGATTTTTGATATTTTAAAAGAAACACCTTTGGGCATAAACAATGAACTTCAGCTTACAGACGGCATTAATTTGCTTGCTAAGCGTGATGGAGCATATGCTTATGTATTTGACGGCAGACGTTATGACATGGGCAATAAGCTGGGCAGTTTGGAAGCTATAACCGAATATGCCCTAAGAGATAAAGAACACGGCGAGGCATATAAACAATATCTTTTGGAACTGGTAAAAAGGATATAGCGAGTATGACAGAATCAAAACTTGAGATTGATTTTTTAAACACAGAAGACAATCTTAAGGTAGAAGAATTTTGGAATTTCTTTGACTGTTATATAGATGAGCTTGCAGATGTAAATAATCCTTTGGATTTAGATTATTTTCATTCTGACGAATATAAACAAACCATTATATCCTTAAGCAAAAGGCAAAAAAACCCTTTATATATAATGGAACTCATTTTTGACGGTAAGCTCTCAGGCTTTTGCTCTTATTGCATTTATCATGATGAAGACGGAAAAGCGTTTTTGCTTGAAATCGGCATAGACAAAGCTTTGAGAGGCAAAGGTCTTGGAAGATGGTTTTATAAACAAGTAGAAAATGATATCAGACAAAAAGGCGGCAAGTTTATTGAACTCACGCCTTATCCGCATGACAGAGAACTGTTTTGGCAAAAGTTCGGCTATTACAATACGCAAAAAAAAGACGAAGACAAAAAATATATTTTTAGATTAGATTTATAAATTTTAAAAAAAGCCCTATTTTAGGGCTTTTTTTTAATCAAATTTTAACAAAAAACCTATTGACAGCCATATATGCCGGTGCTATAATTCAATCAAAGGTCAAAGATAGTCAAACTTATTTGGAAATTTTTATTAAAATAAGTTAACACTAAAAGAAAAAACAGCAAGGAAAAAATGGCAAACATAAGTGATTTGATTGAAGAATTTATAAAGTCATTAATGGGTGAATGCGAATCCATTAATATTTCACGTAATGAGCTTGCCCAGTATTTTGATTGTGCTCCCAGTCAGATTAATTATGTGCTTGCTACTCGTTTTTCTTTTGACCGAGGATTTTTGATTGAAAGCAAGCGTGGTGGAGGCGGATTTATTACGCTTATCAGGGTTTCGCCGTCAGCTAAGGAACTTTTGAAAAGATTAGATGAATATACTTTATCAGAAGGTATAACGTATCAAAAGGCCGTTCAAATACTCAAAATGCTGATAGACGAAAATGTAATCACTAAAAAAGAAGCTGAAATAATCAAGTCAGCTATTACTGACAAAGCGTTAATAGTCCCTACCGACTGCAAAGAAATTTTGCGGTCTAATATTTTAAAATCAATTTTGGCTGGCATATTTAAGGAGGAAAGCTAAATGCTGTGTGAAAACTGCGGCAAAAGAGAAGGAATTCCTAATGTATATATACTTAATGGGATAACCAAAGTTAGATACTTGTGTCCTGAGTGTAATTCTCAGATAATCAAGCAAAAATTAGGAACAGGTTTTGGCACAGGCTTTTTGGATAATTTCGGCGATATATTCGGAGATTTTTCGGATATGTTTGACCAGATTTTTGGAACGGAAAAAACACCATCTTCGGTACCGATACTGAAATGCCCTAGTTGTGGAACAACTAGTGAAGAGTTTTTAAACACAGGCTTTGTTGGATGTTCTCAATGTTACAAAGTGTTTGAATCGTTCATGGGTAATGTCATCAAAAAATGCCAAAAAGACAATGTGCATACAGGCAAAGGGCCTAACGGAATTGCGAAAACTTATGTTACTTTACAACGACTTAATGCTGAATTAAAAAAAGCTGTCAGAGATGAAAGATATGAAGATGCTGCTGTGATCAAAAAAGAAATAGAGCAGTTAAAAGGAGCTCAAATTGATAAAAAGTGACATCAATAATTATGTTGTAAGTTCTAGAATAAGGCTTGCACGTAATCTTAATAAATATCCTTTTCCTAATAAATTAGGTTTTGAAGGCGGAAAGCATGTAATAAAAGAAGTAAGCGAGCCTTTGGTTAAGTATCTAAACGGCAATTTGTTTTTGCTTAAAAATATGAAGCCTCTGGAAATTGAGGCACTTAAGGAAAAACATCTCATATCCAAAGCCTTAGCTCAAAACATCAATACAGGTGCTGTTGTTTTAAACAAAGATTCAACGCTGTCTGTAATGATTAATGAAGAAGATCATGTAAGAATACAGGTTATAAAGAAGTCTTTGGATTTGGAATCAGCGTATGAATTCGCTGACAAGGTGGACGACCTTATAAGCGAAAATGCAGAAATCGCTTTTGATGTGCATTTGGGATACTTATCTAGCTGTCCGACCAATCTTGGTACGGCGATGCGTGCCTCAGTAATGATGTTTTTGCCCGCATTGGCTATAAACCGCACTATCAATAACGTGATCTTTTCTATTTCAAAAGATGCCATAGCACTTAGAGGAGTTTATGGAGAAGGATCGCAGGCTGAAGGATATATGTATCAGCTCAGTAATCAATTTTCTTTGGGCTTGAGCGAAAAAGAAATTATAAATACAGTTAAAAACCAGATTTATAAAATTGCTGAAGCGGAAGAAATCGCACGAGAAACCTTGATGACCAAAAACCGCATAGAATTGACTGATATGATAATGCGTGCTTGGGGAATCTTGACTAATGCGTATAAAATTGATTCGTCAGAGTTTATGCAAAATATATCTTTGGTCAAACTTGGTGCGGCTTTGAACATTTTGAATGTAAAAAATGCTGCAATAGACGAAGTAATAGTCGCATGTAGGCCAGCAAATCTTACATTGAGATGCGGAAAAGACCTAAATGCGGTTGAAAGAGATATTTACAGGGCAGAATTTTTGAGAGATGTCTTGCCTAAAATGACTGTAACCAAATAAAAAACTAATAAAAATAATATTAATTTATACAGATTTAAGAGGTGAAAAATGTTTGTAGGACAATTCAGTGCAACTCAAAGCGCAATGAATGCATTACAAGAAGCCGAAAATCTCGTAAGAGCTACGGGTGGTAATGAAGTCGGCACCGAACATATTTTGTACGGAATAGCCAAAGGTTCTTCATTGGCTGCAAAAGCATTAAATGAATGCGGAGTTACACCAGAAAAAATACTTCAATTTATAAGTACGGAAGATAATCAATTGAGCGCTATAGAGAGTATATTAGGCAGCGGTTTTATGACCCAGCTTCATTATTCCACACGTTCAAAAAATATACTCATGCTTTCTCAGCAAATAGCAAGACAATTTAAAATGCCTGCTGTTAGCAGCGAATTCTTGTTGGTTGCGCTTTTGCAAAGCACAGACAGTATAGCATACAGTATTTTGCAGGAGCTTAATGTAAAACCTCAGGATATTTTGGACAAGTTGGGCAATCTGGGAGTAGGTGGTACCGAAGGTTCTGATATAAGCAAAAATCAAAAAGCTCCTTCAAGCTTGCCTGCGTCATTAAAAGACATTGGTATTGATATGACGGAAAGGGCAAGAGAAAACAAACTCGACCCTGTAATAGGCAGAAAAGAAGAAATTGAAAGAATTATTCAGATTTTGTGCCGAAAAACCAAAAACAACCCTGTTTTGATAGGCGAGCCAGGTGTAGGAAAATCAGCGGTTGTCGAAGGTCTTGCTCAAGCAATAGTAAAGGGTAATGTTCCCGAATTATTAAAGGACAAAATTATCTTTGCTATGGATATAGGTAGCATGCTTGCAGGTACAAAATACCGAGGCGACATGGAAGAAAAGCTAAAAAAGGCGATAGAAACTATTATCAAAAATGGCAATATAATCGTCTTTATTGATGAGCTTCATACTCTTGCAACAGCGGGAGCAGAAAGAGGCGAAGTAAAACCTTCTGATATGCTTAAACCTTATCTTGCAAGAGGCGAATTGCAGACAATAGGTGCAACCACTACGGACGAATACCGCAAGTTTATAGAAAAAGACAAGGCTTTGGAACGCCGTTTCCAACCTGTAATGGTTAATCCGCCATCCGAAGAAGAAACTATTGAGATATTAAAAGGCTTAAGAGATAACTATGAAGCCTTTCACAAGGTTCGTATTACTGATGAGGCGATAACTGCTGCAGTAAAACTATCCGAAAGATATATTATGGACAGATATCTGCCCGATAAAGCAATAGACCTGATTGACGAAGCAGCTAGCCGTGTTAAAGTCAGCGGCAACACCTTGCCTCCTCAACTAAAAGACAAAGAAGAAGAATTAAAGAGATTGGAAGCTGAAAAGGCAGAAGTTTTGAGTAAAGATGAGTTTGAAAAAGCTTCTGTAATCAGAGATAAGATTTATGCGTTGAAAAAAGAAATTGATAATTTGAATTCTGTCTGGAAGAAAAAGAAGATAGAAGACAATGCTCAAATTGACGTAGAAGACATAGCTCAAATTGTTGCCAGCTGGACTAAGATTCCTGTTACCAAGATCAATGAGACCGAAAAAGAAAAGCTTTTGAAGTTGGAAGAAATCTTGCACAAACGTGTAGTTGGTCAAGATGAGGCAATTGAGAGCGTTTCTAAGGCTATCAGACGTGCTAGGGCAGGACTTAAGAATGTTAACAAGCCAATCGGTTCGTTCATATTCTTAGGACCTACAGGTGTAGGAAAGACCGAATTATCCAAGGCGTTGTGTGAAGCTATGTTTGATGATGAAAACTTAATGATCAGACTTGATATGTCAGAATATATGGAAAGCCATAGCGTAAGCAAACTCATTGGTTCGCCTCCTGGATATGTAGGCTATGATGATGGCGGTCAATTGACCGAACAAGTTCGCCGTAAGCCTTATTCTGTAATCTTGTTTGATGAAATAGAAAAGGCTCATCCAGATGTATATAATATGCTGTTGCAGATTTTGGATGACGGCAGACTTACAGATGCGCAAGGCAGAGTAGTCAGCTTCAAAAACACTATAATAATTATGACGTCTAACGTGGGCGTAAGCGCATTAAAAGAAACTCCCAAGGCATTGGGATTCTCTGAAGAATCAACTGTAAGAGATGAAGAAAAGACTAAAGAAATACTGCTGGATGCTTTAAAAAAGAGATTTAAGCCTGAATTTTTGAACAGAATTGATGTGATAACAGTATTTAAGCCTTTGTCTCAAGCGCAGATTAAGATGATCGCAAAGAATATGCTTAACGAAGTCAATAAAAAACTTGCAGAAAAAAATATTTCTGTAACGTTCTCCGAAGATGTCTTGGATATGGTAGCGTCCAAAGGATATGATCCCGAATATGGCGCCAGACCCTTAAGAAGAGTGATTGAGCAGGACATTGAAGATGCGCTTGCAGAAGAAATGTTGATGAATAAAATTCAGGAAAATTCAAAAGTTGTTTGCTCGTTAAAAGACGGAAAAGTTGTTTTTCAATACTAAATAAACAGATATTCAAAAGACGGCTTGTGTGAAATTTTCACAAGCCGTCTTTACAATGCATATTAAAGATGGTAATATAAAATTACAAACTAGTTTTATTAGGCTAGAACAAAGGATAAACAATATTTGCAGGAGGCTGTTTATGAAGTATGAAATTGTATGCAAAAACTACACCACAAGCAAGAAGCTCGAAGAGCTGATTCAAAAAAAGTTTGATAAATTATCAAAGTTTTTTGATTCTGAAACAGTCATTAGAATTAACTTAAAAAAAGAAAAAGACGATTTTGTTTTTGAAGCCACCATCTTTTCAGACCATACCTTTAGAGCTGAAGTAAAAAACAGTGAAGATATGTATTCTAATATAGAGACTGCGCTGGACAAAATTATTAGACAGATAGTTAAACATAAATCAAAATTTGATTCAAAAAGAATGAAAGAATTTACTAAGAGCTTAAATGGTTTAATGCCTGTAGAAGATGATGAGGAAAAACCTGCAAAAATAGTAAAGACCAAAACATATAACCTAAAGCCCATGTCAGTTGAAGAAGCTAAGTTTCAGATGGAATTGCTTGGACATAACTTCTTTGTATTCTTGAATTCAGATAACGATGTTGTAAATGTAATTTACAAACGTGAAGACGGAGATGTAGGCTTGATTGAAGCCGTTGTATAAAAACTTAAGAACATTAATAAAAATGCCGTTAAAGTTGTTTAACGGCATTTTTTAATTCCCAAGAAGATGACACAACCAATATTTTTTATTATAATCTAGATAAAGGATTTTTTCTGATAATGAGAACTGGAATTTCTACCGCATCGTTTTTTAATCTTATATATAATGAAAATGCTTTTGAAAAACTTAAACTATTAGGGTGCGACCTAACTGAAGTTTTTTTTACCACTTATTCCGAATATGAAGAAGATTTTGCCAAAAAAATGGCTGATAATCAAAACGGAATAACCGTTCATTCTGTCCATGCTTTGGGCACGCAATTTGAACCTGAATTATTTAATGTTTCATCTCGTGTAAGGGCGGATGCAGAAAAGATATTTAGAAAAGTTTGCAGGGCTGCGCAGATTTTAAATGCAAAATTTCTTACTTTTCACGGACCATATAGAATGAAGAAAAAGCCGTATAATATAGATTTCAAAAATTTTGGAGCAAGAACTAACGAAATAATTCAAATAGCGCAGGAATACGGACTAAACTTATCTTATGAAAACGTGCATTATGCGTTTTTTAATGAACCGTCTTTTTTTGTTAATCTAAAAGAATATTGTCCGATGCTTTATGGTACTCTGGATATCAAGCAATCTATTCAAGGCGGAATTGATCCCTATGATATTTTGCAAGCGATAGGGGACAGACTTTCAACAATTCATATATGCGATATTAAGAGCAATAACGAAACAGCTGCTATAGGAAAAGGAATTTTTGATTTTGAAAAGTTTATAAATACTCTTAAGTCCAAAAATATATCAGCGCCTGTAATTTTAGAATTGTATTCTAAAGATTATAAGACGCTTGATGAACTAAAAAATAACTTTGAATATATAAAAAGCCTTATAAACTGCGCTTAGTATTTTTTATATTTTTGAATTATATCTTTTGCCCATTGGTCGTCAGGTGATTCGATAATGATATATGGATAGCTTCCTTCTGTATATGGTGCAAGTGTTATTGTGATGTGGCGAGTTTTATCTTTTTGAACCATTATATAAAATACTAAATAATCTACATATCCTTGTTTATATACCAATACTGTTATATCACCCCAGTTCCTTTCATTAATATTGTCGTATTGACTGTTTTTTATATACGGAACACTAATAGTAGGGGTGCGTCCAAATTGATCGGTCAAATAATATTCATTTGTTTCAGGGATGCACACAGTCGCGTCTTTTATGGGTTGGCGAGTATTTATATCTAGGACTGTAACCTTTAGATATGCTTGTTCGGTAGTGATGGAAACAGTTTTGTCTTGATAATATGTTATCAGGATAATTACAGTAATAAGATTGGTTAAAGCACATGCTAGCAGCATTATCGCTATATGTAATCTAAATTTTTTCATAAAAAACGCCTTTTTATTGAAATGTAGACGCTAAATTATATGTAAAAATAAGATGAATAATGATTTGACTAATACTAGTTATAAATGTAAAATTAAAATAAACCAAATTTTTTAAGGAGAAAAAAATGCAACTTAAGTTTGACTTCAATAATATGATGAAG
Above is a window of Clostridia bacterium DNA encoding:
- a CDS encoding ATP-dependent Clp protease ATP-binding subunit, with product MFVGQFSATQSAMNALQEAENLVRATGGNEVGTEHILYGIAKGSSLAAKALNECGVTPEKILQFISTEDNQLSAIESILGSGFMTQLHYSTRSKNILMLSQQIARQFKMPAVSSEFLLVALLQSTDSIAYSILQELNVKPQDILDKLGNLGVGGTEGSDISKNQKAPSSLPASLKDIGIDMTERARENKLDPVIGRKEEIERIIQILCRKTKNNPVLIGEPGVGKSAVVEGLAQAIVKGNVPELLKDKIIFAMDIGSMLAGTKYRGDMEEKLKKAIETIIKNGNIIVFIDELHTLATAGAERGEVKPSDMLKPYLARGELQTIGATTTDEYRKFIEKDKALERRFQPVMVNPPSEEETIEILKGLRDNYEAFHKVRITDEAITAAVKLSERYIMDRYLPDKAIDLIDEAASRVKVSGNTLPPQLKDKEEELKRLEAEKAEVLSKDEFEKASVIRDKIYALKKEIDNLNSVWKKKKIEDNAQIDVEDIAQIVASWTKIPVTKINETEKEKLLKLEEILHKRVVGQDEAIESVSKAIRRARAGLKNVNKPIGSFIFLGPTGVGKTELSKALCEAMFDDENLMIRLDMSEYMESHSVSKLIGSPPGYVGYDDGGQLTEQVRRKPYSVILFDEIEKAHPDVYNMLLQILDDGRLTDAQGRVVSFKNTIIIMTSNVGVSALKETPKALGFSEESTVRDEEKTKEILLDALKKRFKPEFLNRIDVITVFKPLSQAQIKMIAKNMLNEVNKKLAEKNISVTFSEDVLDMVASKGYDPEYGARPLRRVIEQDIEDALAEEMLMNKIQENSKVVCSLKDGKVVFQY
- a CDS encoding UDP-N-acetylglucosamine--N-acetylmuramyl-(pentapeptide) pyrophosphoryl-undecaprenol N-acetylglucosamine transferase, which produces MQKLKIVLCGGGTAGHIMPHVALIEELKKVFDEIHYIGSVGGMEKGIMSVIPDVIYHEITCVKFRRSLSPKNLAIPFKLTQGVIQAKKLLNTIKPAVIFSKGGYVSVPVVWAAPKDCKVFVHESDMSMGLANKLCQNRANKILCTFSTLAQKLKKGMHTGTPLRSSIYRGNKQKIFDELKIGRRKVILVMGGSLGAKRINEVLRETLGRLLVKYDIIHITGKGNIDTRYNYPDYHQFEFRTDIPDIYAASDLVVTRSGSNAICELAALKKPMLLIPLPKAESRGDQIQNAQYFFENGLAEVLYQEDLDAERLYESIMNLEKNKQKYITNLQKMPNLDGTRKVLDIITSSIKS
- a CDS encoding CtsR family transcriptional regulator, which encodes MANISDLIEEFIKSLMGECESINISRNELAQYFDCAPSQINYVLATRFSFDRGFLIESKRGGGGFITLIRVSPSAKELLKRLDEYTLSEGITYQKAVQILKMLIDENVITKKEAEIIKSAITDKALIVPTDCKEILRSNILKSILAGIFKEES
- a CDS encoding sugar phosphate isomerase/epimerase family protein, translated to MRTGISTASFFNLIYNENAFEKLKLLGCDLTEVFFTTYSEYEEDFAKKMADNQNGITVHSVHALGTQFEPELFNVSSRVRADAEKIFRKVCRAAQILNAKFLTFHGPYRMKKKPYNIDFKNFGARTNEIIQIAQEYGLNLSYENVHYAFFNEPSFFVNLKEYCPMLYGTLDIKQSIQGGIDPYDILQAIGDRLSTIHICDIKSNNETAAIGKGIFDFEKFINTLKSKNISAPVILELYSKDYKTLDELKNNFEYIKSLINCA
- a CDS encoding UTP--glucose-1-phosphate uridylyltransferase, coding for MIEKGVILCGGLGTRFLPITKSVAKEMLPIIDRPVVDYIVDEAVNSGIKDILIIISPNKDCIKEYYKENKELTKKLLDTGKSEYAEIVQAISKKANISFEVQYVPKGSGDALLIAEKFVDNKPFALMLGDDVIYNDENPVIGQLAKVFEKYQRTVLGVQRRQPPEILRYGVIDVLSQKEDTVYEMKGILEKPALKDLTSDLATLGRYILTPEIFDILKETPLGINNELQLTDGINLLAKRDGAYAYVFDGRRYDMGNKLGSLEAITEYALRDKEHGEAYKQYLLELVKRI
- a CDS encoding protein arginine kinase; amino-acid sequence: MIKSDINNYVVSSRIRLARNLNKYPFPNKLGFEGGKHVIKEVSEPLVKYLNGNLFLLKNMKPLEIEALKEKHLISKALAQNINTGAVVLNKDSTLSVMINEEDHVRIQVIKKSLDLESAYEFADKVDDLISENAEIAFDVHLGYLSSCPTNLGTAMRASVMMFLPALAINRTINNVIFSISKDAIALRGVYGEGSQAEGYMYQLSNQFSLGLSEKEIINTVKNQIYKIAEAEEIARETLMTKNRIELTDMIMRAWGILTNAYKIDSSEFMQNISLVKLGAALNILNVKNAAIDEVIVACRPANLTLRCGKDLNAVERDIYRAEFLRDVLPKMTVTK
- the raiA gene encoding ribosome-associated translation inhibitor RaiA; its protein translation is MKYEIVCKNYTTSKKLEELIQKKFDKLSKFFDSETVIRINLKKEKDDFVFEATIFSDHTFRAEVKNSEDMYSNIETALDKIIRQIVKHKSKFDSKRMKEFTKSLNGLMPVEDDEEKPAKIVKTKTYNLKPMSVEEAKFQMELLGHNFFVFLNSDNDVVNVIYKREDGDVGLIEAVV
- a CDS encoding GNAT family N-acetyltransferase translates to MTESKLEIDFLNTEDNLKVEEFWNFFDCYIDELADVNNPLDLDYFHSDEYKQTIISLSKRQKNPLYIMELIFDGKLSGFCSYCIYHDEDGKAFLLEIGIDKALRGKGLGRWFYKQVENDIRQKGGKFIELTPYPHDRELFWQKFGYYNTQKKDEDKKYIFRLDL
- a CDS encoding UvrB/UvrC motif-containing protein; translation: MLCENCGKREGIPNVYILNGITKVRYLCPECNSQIIKQKLGTGFGTGFLDNFGDIFGDFSDMFDQIFGTEKTPSSVPILKCPSCGTTSEEFLNTGFVGCSQCYKVFESFMGNVIKKCQKDNVHTGKGPNGIAKTYVTLQRLNAELKKAVRDERYEDAAVIKKEIEQLKGAQIDKK